GGCCGTCGAGGAGGTAGAGAAGCTCAATTTCGGGCAGTCGGTCTACGACGAGGACGGCAACGAACTCGGGCGCGTCCGGGGTTTCGAGAAGAGCGGGTTCTTCGTCACCACCCGCGACGGAGCCGAGGGGATAAGCGTCGAACACGCCCGTTCGGGCCACGAGTTCGGCGAAGCCGAGCTGATGTGGCGCTGTATGGAGTGTGGCGAAATGGGAGAGATCGACGAGGGACTCCCAGATCAGTGTCCGAACTGCAACACCGAACGGGAGAACCTGATGTACTGGACCGAGGACTGAGCCGGTGACGGTAGTGGACACGTGATCGCCAGCGGGGACTGCTCTAATTCTATATAGCGCTTGAGGATTTACTGCTGCTCGTAGCGTAGATTCGTGCTGATAGTTACCATGGCCGGAGAACGGTGACAACTGGCGTTCGGAACGACGGTCTACACCGGAGACGGTACCAAAATCGGCCCTATTCGCGACGTCGACGAGAACGGAGTTTACGGTACGCTTCGCGACGGGATAGAGTGACTGAGCGTCGAACACGTCCGTTCGGGGCAAACGTTCGGCGAAGCCGAACTGATGTGGCGCTGCTGGCCGGAATCGGAACCTCGGCTGCCCGACCCGTTCTCAGTACCGATCCCGTTCCGTCTCGTAGCCGTCTTCGACCGTCGCGATCGCGTTGTCGACCGCCTCACCGTCGCTGGTCCCGAAACCGATCCCGGTTCGCCACGTCGGATCGGGGGTGTCGCTGCCGTCGTAGTCGCCGCTCTCGAGGGAGAGGCCCGCACCGAAATCGATCTCGCCCGCGCTGGCGTCGGTTCGATCGATCCACCCGTCTGCCTCCTCGTAAATGTCGAACCAGGCGCTCCGGTTCTCGCCCTCTTCGACGCCGACGTCGCCGACGCGGTGGCCGTCGAAACTGGTCCCCACGGCGGGGTGGACGTACCGCTGGACGATCGCGACGCTGTACTCGTGATCGGTCGCGACGAACACGTCGTAGTCGCCGTCGTCAGTCACCCAGCCCTCGTTGCGTTCCTCACCGATAGTGGGATTCGCGATCGAGTATACCGTGTGTCGGAGATCCGGGCTGGCGGCATAGCGGGGCGGTGCGTACGCCCCGAGCTCGAGGTCCCGTTCGACGAGCAACGCTGGGCGAGCGGCGCTGACAATGGCTCGCTGCGTGATCTCCGGCCAGTATCTGACGACCGCGTAGTCGGGATTCGTGTACTTCCACTCCACCGTTGCAGTCGTTTCCGGTATCGCATCGCCGACGCTCACGTCGGCCCCGATCGCGTCGTCGCGTGTGTTCGTCGCGAGTTTCCACTCGCTGTCCCAGAGGACCGTGTGGAGGTCGGCAATCATCGGCGATTCGTACGCAGTCACGCTCTCGATGACCGCGCCGCCATCGACGTACTCGACGAGGTCGAACCCGATCGGAGAACCGCCGCGATCGGTGCCGTCGATGCGGTGACGTTCATCTTCGCTCTCGGTGCTCGAGGCCGATGCAGTCGCTGCCCCCCCGACGACCGTCAGTCCACCGACCGCCGCACTGGTTCGGAGTACCGCTCGTCGACTCATCGTGTGCTGACGCATAGTCCCGGATCCCACGCTTCGAAACTTAATTCTATTTATTCTTATACTATATAATAAACAATAAATTGAATATACTATATTGATATTTCCGACCCGTCTTCGTCGTCGATTCGCTCGCGAGGACCGATACGTCGCTCGAGGCGAACCGTGGTACTGTAGTAGCGGTCGTCCGAAGGAGGCGCATGGACATCGTCGTCTTCGGTGCCGGCAGCCTCGGCAGTCTCGTTGGCGGCCTGCTCGCACGCGAGCACGACGTTACCCTCGTCGCTCGCGAGGCCCACGCTCGCGCCGTTCGCGAGTCCGGACTCCGACTCGAGGGTATCGACGACTCCCCGATCCGCGTATCCCCAGCGGCGACGACGGACGGAACCGGTTTCGAGGCGGATCTCGCCGTCGTCACGGTCAAGTCGTTCGACACGGACGGGGCCGCCGAAACGCTCGCGACGGGGTCGTTCGACGCCGTTTGCTCCGTACAGAACGGCATGGGGAACGAAGCGACGCTCGCGGCGCGTCTCGAGGCCCCGGTTCTCGCCGGAACGGCGACCTATGGTGCGGTTCTCCGCGAGCCCGGCGTCGTCGAGTGCACGGGCGTTGGGGAGATCGTCCTGGGTGCTCGAGACGGCGGCCCTTCAACTATTGCCGAGACGGTCGGTGAGTCGTTCGTCGCCGCCGGCCTCGAGA
This portion of the Natrinema salinisoli genome encodes:
- a CDS encoding anaerobic ribonucleoside-triphosphate reductase: MVKTGETPAKEGDDEAVEEVEKLNFGQSVYDEDGNELGRVRGFEKSGFFVTTRDGAEGISVEHARSGHEFGEAELMWRCMECGEMGEIDEGLPDQCPNCNTERENLMYWTED
- a CDS encoding ketopantoate reductase family protein, whose amino-acid sequence is MDIVVFGAGSLGSLVGGLLAREHDVTLVAREAHARAVRESGLRLEGIDDSPIRVSPAATTDGTGFEADLAVVTVKSFDTDGAAETLATGSFDAVCSVQNGMGNEATLAARLEAPVLAGTATYGAVLREPGVVECTGVGEIVLGARDGGPSTIAETVGESFVAAGLETTVADDMPRRLWEKLAVNAGINAVTALTATENGAVLEDPATDLARVATRETARVARACGVSLSNREALTAMETVAEATAANTSSMRQDVLAERRTEIDAINGYVVDRAADFRLEIPRNRTLTALVRTWERGRDLR